The nucleotide window TGTGTCAGCACCACAGACAGGGCCAGGACGGGCGGCTGGAGGTTTCAGCACCGCGGACAGCGCAACCACGGCCGGGCCGAGGCCTCGGGCCGCCTCTACACGCCTGCTTTGCCCGGCCCACCCCCCTCCCACTCATGCTTCCACCCCACGCCCCAGGGCTGTGGCGGACAGGAGACTGAGGCTGTCCCCAGTCTTCAGCTAGCTTGTGCAAAGGTCCGGATTCGAGTCTTGCCCCTATTTCTGACTTGGGTAATTCTGGGCCCTTGGTAGCCCTGTCTCTGAACTGAGACACCCggccccagcccagcagccctcTGGGTGCTTTCAGACCCGTGGTTATTTGGTGAGGATGGGGGCGGGGCTGCTGGAGCATGTGTCTGTGATTGTCACACTTGTAGGGGGAGGCCACAGGCAGGTATGTGGTTGTCTGGGAGTACAGCTATAGCGTTGTGACTGAACTTCCTTGTGTGTGCTTGCCAGTTGGAAAGACTGTCTttgcgtgtgtgggtgtgtgtggtcGTGATGGACTGAGAGCGCGGATCTTTGCGAATGTGGTTTTGACTTCCTGTATGGACAAGTCTGTGAGTCACGATGGCTGTTACTTGAGTCGGGGTTTGTGAAGGGCTGAGGCATTTGACCGTGACGTTGGGTTGCGGcgggctgtgtgtatgtgtggcgGGCTGGCTGTGAGTACCTATTTGCTCGTGGGGAGTGTGTTACCGTGATGTTTTCTCTTGAGCGTAAGACTTGTAAGACACTGCTCTAAGGGGCCGTTGGGCTTTGTGAGGGGGCATTTCACAGGGCATCTTGAGGGCAGGCTCCAGTGCCTCCCTCACCTCACCTTGCCACCTTTGTCTCTGAGCCTGGACATGGGGGAGGACAGTGTCACTGAGAGATGAGctgggggccaggggtggggaacactGTGCCAGGAATAGGACAGGGGCGCCTGGCATCAGGGGCAGCAAGGGTGTGGAGGGGGGTGAAGAGGGGCTGATGAGACAAAGGTTGGGATGCCCCTTAGAGACATACGTGGAGGTCCCCATTGTCACACCCAGGCAGACTCCCCTGCCACAGGTACACGTGGACACGCACTCACAAGTAGACGCAGAGGAGCCAGATACTTGTATCCTGCCAGGCACAGAGACAGGAAAGGGGCAAAGACACTGGGAGAAACACACACAGTGAGGTTTTTAGCCACAGAGGACACAAGTGGACGTATAATGCAACATCATCCACCGACGTACAAGTAGTGCATTCTGTGTAGAGGAAGACGGGTGTGGGGACAGCACGAAGCCAAAGACCATGGCAGTGCCAAGGCTGCCCTGGGCACTGACCAGCACTTGTACTGACCCTGCTACGAGGCAGCCAGGCGCCTCCCTGCCGGAAGCTTCCCTCCATCTGTCCCTTCCCAGCTACCCCAgcctctttgtctctttcctgCTCCTTCCACCTGGTTGGTTTTCCCCACCCTGTCATCCCTGTCCCTGTCTCTTGCTCTCGAGCTGCCTACACTGGCCCCTCCCCAACTCAGGGCCCTGTGCAGTGTCCCCAGGGAGCCTGGTCCTGCTTCCCAGAGGCTGTACACCGAGGTCTTCTGCAGACACAAAGCTTTCAGAGGCGGCTCACTTCCATCCctgtcccccctccctccctgatgcctgcctgcctcccagcgCTCCTGGCAGGTGCGGGCTGAGTCCTGGGACTGGGACCatccctctggcctctgccccaggGAGCTTGGTGGCTggttgggaggcaggaggagagggaaggagggctggCACCAGCCCTGCAGGCTGTGAAGACTCAGATGCAGCAGCGAGGCCTTTGGGAGAGTTTTgagggggaggggtgcagggctCTGAAGGCCGCGGTAATTGGTAATTGAAAACACTGAGCTGTGCTAATTGGATTAGCGGGGAAGTGGGCTGGAGCCAGGGAGGGTGCCCTGGCTGGGGGCTGTCTGCCTTCTAGCCTTGCAGGGCCTCCTGGTTGGGGTGGGGTCGGTTCTGTGGGCCCCACCAGGCCCTGCCAGGGGGCTGCAAGGACGCTCCTTGTCAAAGGCAAGaatttctctctccctgcccgTTGGAGCTGGGTCCGCCTGGACTGCTGCCCTGTGCCTCTACCCCTCTCCCTGGGCACCTGCCACTGCTCCAGCCCAGCATGTGCCCCTTGTTGtcaccacctcagcctcccctcccGCCTTCTCTTCCCTGGGACGGGGGTGCCGCCTCTCAgagtttctctccttctctccctgctgCCTGGGACTGCTCAGATGAGGGACACCACGGTAAGTCGCGGGAGGGGCCACGTGCCCTGTGCTCTTGGGTCCCTGTGTCAGAGGCTCCTCTCAGCCTGTCTCTCTGTCACCTGCGTGGGGCTGTCTTTGTACTGTCTCTGTCCTTATCTCTGGTCCCCTCTCTCTCCAACACAGGTTTGTCCTTAGTTTCTGTGTCTTTGGCTTTTGtcacctctctcttctttctttcacaccctttgtctctctctctcaggcaTCTGCTTTTGTGACGTTTCTTGctgtcttctctctgtccctgtctctttttacattttatgtgtgtccctttctctctccatctctttgtGTCCCACAAGCCCCTGCTTCCCTCATGGTAGGAGGCCCATCCTCACCACTGCTCTCTCCATCCTGTCCCCAGTGATGGAGCCACCTGTCATCACGGAACAGTCTCCACGGCGTCTGGTCGTCTTCCCCACAGATGACATCAGCCTCAAGTGTGAGGCCAGTGGCAAACCCGAAGTGCAGTGAGTGCCCTCTGCAACCTCAGCCTCCAGCCCTCACGCCTCCCTGGGCCACCAAACCTCTGCACCCAGCTGCTCCCTGCCCATCCCCTGAGGCCTCCAGCTGCTCACACTCTTGCTGTGGGCCTGCTCTGGCCCTCTAGGGCCTTGGCCTCTGAGCCTTTTTCTGCCCACAGGTTCCGCTGGACGAAGGACGGTGTCCACTTCAAACCCAAGGAAGAGCTGGGTGTGACCGTGCACCAGTCACCCCACTCTGGCTCCTTCACCATCACAGGCAACAACAGCAACTTTGCCCAGAGATTCCAGGGCATCTATCGCTGCTTTGCCAGCAATAAGCTGGGCACCGCCATGTCCCACGAGATCCAGCTCATGGCCGAGGGTGCGACGCCctgcaggggccagggagggcctgGGCACACGGGAGGCTCCCTCAGACAGGCCCCGGGAGCTCGTGTGGGAGTCCGGCTGGAAGCCGCTGTCCTGCAACTGGTTGTTTAGTGTGCAAGGGTCTGGGTGCCCTGCCAGCCCCGGGCCCTGCCTCTTCCCCAGCGGtgtcctccttccccaccctcctcctctgcaCTGTGGGATGTCCCGTCCCCCGTCCCCTGAGCTCCCTCGGGCTTTGCCAGTGCCTGCCTGGCAGCTGCCGCTGGGCCCAGGGCTGAATGGCACCCTGTCTGAGTCACTGAGCGGTCTTGGGCTTGGTGGCTTGTGTTTCTGTCTCGTTTCCTTCACCCCTCTCAGGCCATCTCTGTCCATCTCCCGTGCTCATCCGGCTCCTCTTGCCTCTCAGCTTTTCCCCTCCGTCTCTGttgcctccctcctctctccggCTCTCCCTTGCTCCCTGGCCTCCGCTGGCGTCCACCCTCTCTTCCTGCTCTGGGCTCCGTAGTTATCTATGTCGCCCTTTCCCTGGGGTTTTCCCTCCGTTCCATCCTCCCTGAGCTTTCTGCCTCCTGAGcgctctcctctcccctccccgcccctggcGTTACCTTGGGAACCATTGCCATGGTTTCCGTGTCAGGATGATGGAAGGGTCTGTGACTCCCGCATCCGTCcacggctcccctcccccagcgctgcacctcagcctcccccacccGTCCTCCCTGGGCGGGCAGGGACAGCTGAGAACTGCGCGGGGTTAACCCTTCCCGGCCGCCTGGCCTCCTGCTCACCCTGTCCCTCCCGTGGGGTGCCAGCCTCCACCCTGAGCCCAGAAAGGACCAGAGTCGCTGCCGCCCTTCTTGTGGACTTCCTCCTGGCCTGACCCCTCACCCACTGGTCCTTCCCCAGTgtagccctcctcctcctgccctgcacTGCCTTGATGGGGAGGAGAGTGCCAGCCTCTCTGTCCCTTCCAGGTGCCCCCAAGTGGCCAAAGGAGACAGTGAAACCTGTcgaggtggaggaaggggagtCTGTGATCCTGCCTTGCCACCCGCCACCCAGCGCGGAGCCGCTTCGGATCTACTGGATGAACAGCAGTGGGTGCCGGCGAGGGCTGACGCCTGGAAGTCATGGGGATGTGTTCCTAGGCGGGAGTCCTGACCGCTGCCTCCCTGTCCCCCGCAGAGATCTTGCACATCAAACAGGACGAGCGGGTGACGATGGGCCAGAACGGCAACCTGTACTTCGCCAACGTGCTCACCTCGGACAACCACTCGGACTACATCTGCCACGCCCACTTCCCGGGCACGCGCACCATCATTCAGAAGGAGCCCATCGACCTCCGGGTCAAGGCCAGTGAGTCTCAAGGGCCCTGACGCCCCCTCCCTGGCTCTTCTCCCCCACAGCAGATCGGACGACCCTAGTCTTCCTCAAGAACGGCTTGGCTCCCACCTTGAGCCCGCCCAGGCCCCTTCCAGGTGGCCAGAGATAGGGCACTTTGTTTAACAggggaggacactgaggccccagGGCCTTGCTGGGGTGTGCAGAGCCACCTGGCCTTGTGAGTccatgggtggggagggaggagtgggccAGCCACCCActgctccccctccccgcccgccccATGCAGCCAACAGCATGATTGACAGGAAGCCACGCCTGCTCTTCCCCACCAACTCCAGCAGCCACCTGGTGGCCTTGCAGGGCCAGCCTTTAGTCCTGGAGTGCATTGCCGAGGGCTTGTGAGTCTGGGCACCCAGGGCGGGAGGTGAGAGGGGCCCTGCAGGGGCTCAGGCCTCTGTGGGGGGCCGAAGGGGGCTGGGCTGAGCAGCCTTGTCCtgtctcccctctgccctcctcccttggcctccctgcACCATGGCCCTGGGCAGCCCCACACCCACCATCCAGTGGCTGCGCCCCAGTGGCCCCATGCCGGCCGACCGCGTCACCTACCAGAACCACAACAAGACCCTGCAGCTGCTGAACGTGGGCGAGGAGGATGACGGCGAGTACCGCTGCCTGGCCGAGAATTCGCTGGGCAGTGCCCGGCACGCCTACTACGTCACCGTGGAGGGTACGGTGGCTCTGCCAGGCGCATCCTCCCCCAGTTGCCGCAGGCTCCCCAGAATGACCTCCCGGGATGGTGGCCTGCAGTGCCCGCTGTCACGGGGAGAGCAGGGTCTGTGCCGGGGGCAAGAACTGGCTGCGGGCCGTGGGCTCAGGACAGTTCTCCTGTTCCTCACAGCCGCCCCGTACTGGCTGCACCAGCCCCAGAGCCACCTGTACGGACCAGGAGAGACTGCCCGCCTGGACTGCCAAGTCCAGGGCAGGCCCCAACCAGAGGTCACCTGGAGAATCAACGGGATCCCCGTGGAGGGtgagcagggcctggggcagggcagggcgagCGTGGTGAGCCCCGGGCgctgtgggggaggaaggggggtgggggcCTCCGCGCAGCTCAACGCTCTGCCTGGGCCCGTGGGCCTCCTGCTGTATGCACAGAGCTGGCCAAAGACCAGAAGTACCAGATCCAGCGTGGCGCCCTGATCCTGAGCAACGTGCAGCCCAGCGACACGATGGTGACCCAGTGCGAGGCCCGCAACCGGCATGGGCTCCTGCTGGCTAACGCCTACATCTACGTCGTCCGTGAGTGGCAGCCCGCCGGGAAGGCCTCCACGGCCACTCAGCCAGCAGCCATGACACGTGGAGGCTCAGCCTGGACATGAGCCCCAGGGGACACTGGGGGCTGGGCCAGAAAGGCTTTCGGGAAGAGGCAGACTGTCAGTTTGGCCTCGAATCGTTGGTAAAACTTGGACGGCCGGGACTGGAGCCACATCTGTGTCTGAAGGCAGAGAGGGACTCAGCCTGGTGGGGGCCAGAGGTGGGAGTGGCACAGGAAGATGTGCAGGGTTCCCCGGGGGCCTGAGGATGCCAAATGGAGGGTCACTGGCTTCTGTCACGATCGTGGCCCTGAGGCCTGCCGTTTCTCCCCCAGAGCTGCCGGCCAAGATCCTGACTAGCGACAACCAGACATACATGGCCGTCGAGGGCAGCACCGCCTACCTTCTGTGCAAGGCCTTTGGAGCCCCTGTGCCCAGTGTCCAGTGGTGAGTGCCCCATCCTGGTGGGGGGACCTCTAAGCCATCACCTGTCCCGGGGAGCCCAGTTGGCCTGAGCCAGGCCTGCGCTGCTCGCCCTAGGCTGGACGAGGAGGGGATGACAGTGCTTCAGGACGAGCGCTTCTTCCCCTATGCCAACGGGACCCTCGGCATCCGAGACCTCCAGGCCAATGACACAGGACGCTACTTCTGCCAGGCTGCCAATGACCAAAACAATGTGACCATCGTGGCTAACCTGCAGGTTAAAGGTCAGATGACTTCCGCCATGTGACTGGCAGTGCCTCTGGGAGGGAGGGTCAGGATCTCCCGAGTGACCCTGACCCTCCCCTACGTTGCCCTCAGATGCAACTCAGATCACGCAGGGGCCCCGGAGCGCAATCGAGAAGAAAGGCTCGAGGGTGACGTTCACGTGCCAGGCCTCCTTTGACCCCTCCTTGCAGCCCAGCATCACGTGGCGTGGGGATGGTCGAGACCTCCAGGAGCTGGGGGACAGTGACAAGTGAGGGCCCAGCCCCAAGCTAGGCTTGATGGAAGGCCGGACCTCTTGGCCTCATCCATGGAGGAGCCTCTGTGCTTTGAGGGGAAGGTtctggcaggagagggaggggaggggagggaagtgcTGGGTCTGCTGGGAGCCGAAGGGCGAACAGGGCCCTCTCCCCAGGTACTTCATAGAGGACGGGCAGCTGGTCATCCGCAGCCTGGACTACAGCGACCAGGGCAACTACAGCTGCGTGGCCAGCACCGAGCTGGACGTGGTGGAGAGCAGGGCGCAGCTCCTGGTGGTGGGTGAGTCCTAGGATGGGGTCCTGGGGCATCGGGGGCCCAGGCTCGTACTTCTGGGCCCTTTTGAGCTGGTGGGCGGTGGGTGTGGCTCTCGAGGGTGCCAGAGAATCCACCCTCCGTGGCCCTCAGGGAGCCCTGGGCCGGTGCCCCAGCTGGAGCTGTCCGACCTCCACCTGCTGAAGCAGAGCCAGGTGCGCCTGTCCTGGAGCCCCGCTGAAGACCACAATGCCCCCATCGAGAGTAAGAGGCCCGAGCATGGcgccaccccgccaccccacccccagggcctccCCTCGCTCAGCATGCGCTTGTGTTTGGGGTGCTCAGGGAGCGCCAGGCTTGTACCCAGCAACCCCGTGGCCCTTCCCTTAAGCCACACGCCGATGACTGCATTGCCGGTTCACTTCTTGGCAGAGTATGACATTGAATTTGAGGACAAGGAAATGGCACCTGAGAAATGGTACAGTCTGGGCAAGGTGCCAGGGAACCAGACCTCTACCACCCTCAAGCTGTCGCCCTATGTCCACTACACCTTTAGGGTTACTGCCATCAACAAATACGGCCCCGGGGAGCCCAGCCCGGCCTCCGAGACTGTGGTCACGCCTGAGGCAGGTAAGCCAGCGTGGTGCCCACTCCCGTGCCTTCTGGAAGGGGGCCTcagtccccagggccctgggctgtGCCCAGGTGCCTCTGCTTTCAAATTTCCAGGGGGAGCTGGGGGGAGCGGGGttccctggggctgctggcccCTGTCTGTCTGCAGCATTGATGTGCTAATATGTTACTTCCCAGCCCCAGAGAAGAACCCTGTGGACGTGAAGGGGGAAGGGAATGAGACCAACAATATGGTCATCACGTGGAAGGTGAGGAGCCCTGGGCTGAGCTCGCCCTGGACAGGAGGCCGGGCCCCAGGTGTTTGCCGCTCCCCTTTGGCTGTGCTAAGGATGAGGCCAGTGGCTGGGGATGCAagtctgggctggggctgggtcacAGAAGGCCTGTGCTCTTGGCCAACCAGCTCCTTTTCTGCCACCTCCCTCCAGCCGCTCCGGTGGATGGACTGGAATGCCCCCCAGGTTCAGTACCGTGTGCAGTGGCGCCCTCAGGGGACACGGGGGATCTGGCAGGAACAGATAGTGAATGACCCGTTCCTGGTGGTGTCCAACACGTCCACCTTTGTGCCCTATGAAATCAAAGTCCAGGCCGTCAACAGCCAGGGCAAAGGCCCCGAGCCCCAGGTCACCATCGGCTACTCCGGGGAGGACTGTGAGTATCCGGTGGAGTCCACCTGCGTGTCACTGTGTACGCATGTGTGGCCTACTGCCCGCCACCATGCTGGTCCCCAGCTCCCAATACTCGGTTGCACATTTCCTATGAATAAGGATGTTCTCTTACATAACCAGAGTGACGCGACATTCTGGACACTCCCCACTGATACAATTCTGTAATTGGCAACCAATATTCCAATGGTGTCAACCAACGATGTCATTTGCAGCACTTCCTCCCTGCGCTACAGGGACCCAGTACAAGCATCTAGTCACTCTGCTTCTCTGCTGTCCTCGAGTCTGGGCCGTTACCAGACCTTAACCTTAACTGCCCTGTCAAGACTTTTTCTGGTTTCTCCTCTAAGTTACTGTTTTCACCTTCACAACTAATAAGCAGTCCAGGGAGAGCTCTCCAGACCATGCAAATGCGCTGCTCCTCACCAGACTCCCCCGTGTAGCACGCAGGGCCATCTTCCCCGTGTGGGAGGGCTCCAGGTGGGCCCTCTGCAAGTCCCCGGCTGTTTCCAGACCCACAGGTGAGCCCCGAGGTGGAAGGCGTCCAGATCCTCAACTCGAGCACCGTGCTGGTCAGGTGGTGGCCTGTGGACCTGGCCCAGGTCAAGGGCCACCTCCGGGGATACAATGTAAGGGCCCAAGGCACGCGAGCGGGGGTTGGGGCGATCACCGGGTGAAGTCACAGGACTGGGGGCTCTCCTGGAAGCCTGGGGTTGGGAGGAAAGGGCCCCTGTCAAGGGCGATGGGGCACGTGCACTGGGAGTCCCTGCTAGATGTCTTCTGACCCTACGAGGTCTCCTGTCCCCCTGTGCAGGTGACGTACTGGTGGAAGGGCAGTCAGAGGAAGCACAGCAAGAGGCACGTCCACAAGGGCCACGTGGTGGTGCCTGCCAACACCACCAGCGTCATCCTTGGGGGCCTGCGGCCTTACAGCTTCTACCACCTGGAGGTGCAGGCCTTCAATGGGCGAGGGCTGGGGCCTGCCAGTGACTTCCCGTTCAGCACCCCAGAGGGAGGTGAGTCTTTCAGCCCATGCCTCCACCTCGCACCCTTCCTCCCCGGACTGGGCAAGGACCTACCTGCCGGCGTCTGTGTCCCACAGTGCCCGGCCACCCTGAGGCGTTGCACCTGGAGTGCCAGTCGGACACCAGCCTGCTGCTACACTGGCAGCCCCCTCTCAGCCACAACGGCGTGCTCACTGGCTACGTGCTCTCCTACCACCCCCGTGCGTGCAGCGGTGGCAGGGAGGCGGGCGTGACTTGGGGGTGGGCGGCAGAGCTGGCAGCCCAAGCCAACCCCCGCCCGTCCCCACAGTGGATGAGGCGGGCAAGGAGCAGCTGTCCTTCGACCTTCCGGACCCTGAGCTTCGAACACACAACCTGACCAACCTCAGCCCCAACCTGCGGTACCGCTTCCAGCTTCAGGCCACCACAAAGGAGGGCCCTGGCGAGGCCATTGTGCGGGAAGGAGGCACCATGGCCTTGTCTGGTGAGCGGGAGGGAGGGCCTGGCCGGGAGGTGGCCCAGGAGGGTGAGCCGTGGGACTGCTTGGCTGGTCCCACACACTCCCCTCACTCCCGCGCCCCCCAGGGACCCCGGATTTCGGCAACATCTCGGCCATGGCGGGTGAAAACTACAGCGTCATCTCCTGGGTTCCCAAGGAGGGCCAGTGCAACTTCCGGTTCCACATCCGGTTCAAAGCCTTGGGAGGTGAGCACGAAGGGGCCCCTGGGCGGGGTGCGGGAGGGGGCTCTGGGCCGGGGGCTGCCCAGCCCCGCCCTCACCCCGCCGCCGCCCTGCCCTCTCGCCCGCGCAGAAGAGAAGGGGGGCGCCTACCTGGCGCAGTACGTCAGCTACAACCAGAGCTCCTACACGCAGTGGGACCTGCAGCCGGACACCGACTACGAGATCCACCTGCTGAGGGAGCGGGAGCTGCTGCACACGATGGTCGTGAAGACCAACGGGACCGGTGAGGCACCGAGGCCGCTTCGCCGTGTCCCTGCCACGGCCACCGCCGCCCGGGCCTCACGCGCGGCCCCAGAGGGCAGCGGTCCCTCCGCCGGGCAGTGGCTCACCTGGGGCCCCgtgtccttcctgccctcccgCAGGCCGCGTGCGCCTCCCTGCCGCCGGCTTCGCCACCGAGGGCTGGTTCATCGGCTTCGTCAGCGCCTTGGTCCTGCTGCTGCTCATCCTGCTCATCTTCTGCTTCATCAAGCGCAGCAAGGGGGGCAAGTACTCAGGTGACTGCTGCGCCGGGGAGGGTGGCCGGGCGGCACGGcgtgctgggggtgggcagggcgcCAGGGCTCTTCCTCCCAGGCCGGCCGCTTCAGAGCACAGAGGGGAGGGAGCCGgcctgtctgtgtgtctgcagtGAAGGACAAGGAGGACACCCAGGTGGACTCCGAGGCCCGACCCATGAAAGACGAGACGTTTGGCGAGTACAGGtgagtggggcaggggcagctgccGGCGCCCGGCTGTACCCTCGCTTTCACGCctgaccctctctctctctcttctctgtgctGCTGGGTGACTTCAGGTCCCTGGAGAGGTAAGGCAGGGGCGGTGGAGGTGGACGTCAGACCCCAACGGCAGGGACCCCCTATGCACAGTGTGTGCCTGGGAGCACCATTGTCCCCTGGTTGCCGGGGCTCTGACACGACTCGTTTCCAGCCCTCTGGCCCAGCGCCCCCCATTTCAGGGAGAAGCTACCACGCCCCAGCCCCGCTTCCCCACACTGACATCCCAGCTTCCGGGCCTGCCTGTCGCCTTCCCAGCTCCTCTCCATGAGGGAGACCCCAGACAGCAGGCACCACAAGGGCTGACAGCAGGAGTGGTGTCCCTGTCAGGCTCATGTACACAGGGCCAGGGGACCAGGCAAGGAGCCAGGCCCTGTCAGCCCCCAGGCCGAGCGCCCACTCGCTCCTGCCCAGTCATCAGGACCCTGCAAATGCCCAGGCCGGCCCTCCCGGGTGTATGTCAAGGACAAGACCCCAGAGCCACCTGCCAGGGTGCTCAGAGCTGCTCTTCCCCGCACACACTCAGAGCAAACGGAGGGCAGGCGGGAATCTGCCTCATCCCCTCACTTGTACCCACCCTCTGCCTCTGCAGTGACAACGAGGAGAAGGCCTTTGGCAGCAGCCAGCCATCACTCAACGGAGACATCAAGCCCCTGGGCAGTGACGACAGCCTGGCTGATTATGGGGGCAGCGTGGATGTGCAGTTCAACGAGGACGGTTCCTTCATTGGCCAGTACAGCggcaagaaggagaaggaggcGGCAGGGGGCAACGATAGCTCAGGGGCCACCTCCCCCATCAACCCTGCTGTGACCCTAGAATAGTGGAGTCCAGCTAGGCAAGGCGGGGCCTGTGCTGTGCCCCTGACCTTGGGGTTGaggcccctccctctctccagcaGGCCCGTGGGAAGCCTGAgttggggcagaggagaggccccTTCTTGCCACCTGGTCCCCACTTTATTGCCAAAACCCAGCTGCACCCCTTCCTGGGCACGCGCTGCTTTGCTCCAGCTCAGGGGCAGATCACCTACATGTCAGGGGCCTTTGGGTGCTGCCTTGCCAGCCTGTTTGGGCAGACGGGCCATGGTTTCGGGGAGCAGAAGTGAGGTGGCCCCGGAACGGTCTCCACGATGCTGTCCTCCTCGCTCTCTGCCTGGGGCAGACATGGTGGGGTCTCCCCAGGACCAGGCTTGGCACCTTTCCCGACCCTCGGCCACTCCCTGGCCAGCCTGGCTGGGACTGCGGACGGAACTCGGTGTCCCTGCCATCTGCTCTCTTTTCTTTGCCATCTCTGCTCCAACCAGGAAGAGGGCTGAGCAAGCTGGCCGCGGGTGCTGGGGAGGCCATCTGCAGAGCCCAGAGTCCCCGCCCCCAACTCACACTAGGTCAGCACCCTCCTCCCGCCGCCCGCCCCACCCCGCGGCTGGCTGTCAGGAGCTCCATACACACGCTGCCTTCAGTACCCACCACGCAACATCCAAGTGGCCTCTGTCACTGCCGGGGTGCAGGGTGGGCACGCCTCCTCCCACTGCCCACCGGccagcccctcccagctgccaccccccccccgacCCTTAGCagccctgcccaccgtgccccgTTGTCTGAACAGTTTTATTCCTCGGCCTCCTCCCGAACCCCACCTTGGGAATGTAAATACACCGTGACTTTGAGAGTTTGTACCCTCGCCCTGACCCCATACGCCACTAGTGTGTAGGCAGATGTCTGAGTCTCTAGGTGGTTTCTAGGTTTTATAGCAATTAGCTTTGATGAACCCAtccccagaaaaataaaaacagacaaaaaaaaaaaaaaaggaaaccttgGTCCCCCCAACGCTGCTGCGCCCCGCCCAGCAGTTCGGGCTCCCCAATATGCCTTTGCTTGGTCTGTCAATGAGCCctcttcaaaaaaacaaaagtatatatatatatgtacataaatatcaGAATTATAACAGGTAAATAAAACCTGGAAATGAAGGAGGCCTTTCGTCACTGTGCCGAGCTCTGTGTCTGCCATCCACGCCCCGCACCGCAAGAGATCGCCAGGACCAGCCCCACGGCCCGGGGGCCGCACGTTCCGCCTGCTCTGCAGGCCTTGCTGCCTGTCCCTTGGGTGTCGCTgccacactgttggtgggaccaAGCTTAGGCTCTCACCACGGTTGGGCCATTCATCTCTGCGGGGTCACATGTGGGAGTAGAGTGTGGCCAAGGACCCAGAGGTCCCAGAGCCTCTTCGCTGCCTAAGGGCACACAGCCACCCACAGCCACCTACAAGCGTCTGCCTGGCTCCCGGGCTTCGCAGAAGCAGCACGACGGTGCTCTGGCGGAGTGGTCCTCCCTGTGGTCCTCTGCTCTCTAGACCCCTGCGAAGCACTTTAAGCTAATGACCACAAACCTCGAGTGGACCCGGGGATGGCCAGCTCTCCTTGGGAGTTTCGCAGTTTCCTCGCTGGCTCTCCGCGGCCTCACGCCTTCCCCCGaagccccagcccctgcactCTTGGCTGGGGGCTT belongs to Eulemur rufifrons isolate Redbay chromosome 30, OSU_ERuf_1, whole genome shotgun sequence and includes:
- the L1CAM gene encoding neural cell adhesion molecule L1 isoform X2, which translates into the protein MVVALRYVWPLLLCSPCLLIQIPEEYEGHHVMEPPVITEQSPRRLVVFPTDDISLKCEASGKPEVQFRWTKDGVHFKPKEELGVTVHQSPHSGSFTITGNNSNFAQRFQGIYRCFASNKLGTAMSHEIQLMAEGAPKWPKETVKPVEVEEGESVILPCHPPPSAEPLRIYWMNSKILHIKQDERVTMGQNGNLYFANVLTSDNHSDYICHAHFPGTRTIIQKEPIDLRVKATNSMIDRKPRLLFPTNSSSHLVALQGQPLVLECIAEGFPTPTIQWLRPSGPMPADRVTYQNHNKTLQLLNVGEEDDGEYRCLAENSLGSARHAYYVTVEAAPYWLHQPQSHLYGPGETARLDCQVQGRPQPEVTWRINGIPVEELAKDQKYQIQRGALILSNVQPSDTMVTQCEARNRHGLLLANAYIYVVQLPAKILTSDNQTYMAVEGSTAYLLCKAFGAPVPSVQWLDEEGMTVLQDERFFPYANGTLGIRDLQANDTGRYFCQAANDQNNVTIVANLQVKDATQITQGPRSAIEKKGSRVTFTCQASFDPSLQPSITWRGDGRDLQELGDSDKYFIEDGQLVIRSLDYSDQGNYSCVASTELDVVESRAQLLVVGSPGPVPQLELSDLHLLKQSQVRLSWSPAEDHNAPIEKYDIEFEDKEMAPEKWYSLGKVPGNQTSTTLKLSPYVHYTFRVTAINKYGPGEPSPASETVVTPEAAPEKNPVDVKGEGNETNNMVITWKPLRWMDWNAPQVQYRVQWRPQGTRGIWQEQIVNDPFLVVSNTSTFVPYEIKVQAVNSQGKGPEPQVTIGYSGEDYPQVSPEVEGVQILNSSTVLVRWWPVDLAQVKGHLRGYNVTYWWKGSQRKHSKRHVHKGHVVVPANTTSVILGGLRPYSFYHLEVQAFNGRGLGPASDFPFSTPEGVPGHPEALHLECQSDTSLLLHWQPPLSHNGVLTGYVLSYHPLDEAGKEQLSFDLPDPELRTHNLTNLSPNLRYRFQLQATTKEGPGEAIVREGGTMALSGTPDFGNISAMAGENYSVISWVPKEGQCNFRFHIRFKALGEEKGGAYLAQYVSYNQSSYTQWDLQPDTDYEIHLLRERELLHTMVVKTNGTGRVRLPAAGFATEGWFIGFVSALVLLLLILLIFCFIKRSKGGKYSVKDKEDTQVDSEARPMKDETFGEYSDNEEKAFGSSQPSLNGDIKPLGSDDSLADYGGSVDVQFNEDGSFIGQYSGKKEKEAAGGNDSSGATSPINPAVTLE
- the L1CAM gene encoding neural cell adhesion molecule L1 isoform X3, giving the protein MVVALRYVWPLLLCSPCLLIQIPEEYEGHHVMEPPVITEQSPRRLVVFPTDDISLKCEASGKPEVQFRWTKDGVHFKPKEELGVTVHQSPHSGSFTITGNNSNFAQRFQGIYRCFASNKLGTAMSHEIQLMAEGAPKWPKETVKPVEVEEGESVILPCHPPPSAEPLRIYWMNSKILHIKQDERVTMGQNGNLYFANVLTSDNHSDYICHAHFPGTRTIIQKEPIDLRVKATNSMIDRKPRLLFPTNSSSHLVALQGQPLVLECIAEGFPTPTIQWLRPSGPMPADRVTYQNHNKTLQLLNVGEEDDGEYRCLAENSLGSARHAYYVTVEAAPYWLHQPQSHLYGPGETARLDCQVQGRPQPEVTWRINGIPVEELAKDQKYQIQRGALILSNVQPSDTMVTQCEARNRHGLLLANAYIYVVQLPAKILTSDNQTYMAVEGSTAYLLCKAFGAPVPSVQWLDEEGMTVLQDERFFPYANGTLGIRDLQANDTGRYFCQAANDQNNVTIVANLQVKDATQITQGPRSAIEKKGSRVTFTCQASFDPSLQPSITWRGDGRDLQELGDSDKYFIEDGQLVIRSLDYSDQGNYSCVASTELDVVESRAQLLVVGSPGPVPQLELSDLHLLKQSQVRLSWSPAEDHNAPIEKYDIEFEDKEMAPEKWYSLGKVPGNQTSTTLKLSPYVHYTFRVTAINKYGPGEPSPASETVVTPEAAPEKNPVDVKGEGNETNNMVITWKPLRWMDWNAPQVQYRVQWRPQGTRGIWQEQIVNDPFLVVSNTSTFVPYEIKVQAVNSQGKGPEPQVTIGYSGEDYPQVSPEVEGVQILNSSTVLVRWWPVDLAQVKGHLRGYNVTYWWKGSQRKHSKRHVHKGHVVVPANTTSVILGGLRPYSFYHLEVQAFNGRGLGPASDFPFSTPEGVPGHPEALHLECQSDTSLLLHWQPPLSHNGVLTGYVLSYHPLDEAGKEQLSFDLPDPELRTHNLTNLSPNLRYRFQLQATTKEGPGEAIVREGGTMALSGTPDFGNISAMAGENYSVISWVPKEGQCNFRFHIRFKALGEEKGGAYLAQYVSYNQSSYTQWDLQPDTDYEIHLLRERELLHTMVVKTNGTGRVRLPAAGFATEGWFIGFVSALVLLLLILLIFCFIKRSKGGKYSVKDKEDTQVDSEARPMKDETFGEYRSLESDNEEKAFGSSQPSLNGDIKPLGSDDSLADYGGSVDVQFNEDGSFIGQYSGKKEKEAAGGNDSSGATSPINPAVTLE